The Phormidium yuhuli AB48 DNA window TCCGTGACGGGTCAACCTGTGTCTGTCATTACCCTGGACAGTCTGCTGTAGCGTTAATTTTTGCTCATACATGAGGTTCGTCAGGTTGCAATGACTACTGTGAACGTTACGCTTGGCTTGTTAATCTGTTCCCCATGAGGGAGCTGTTTAGAACTCCAAGCCGTCACGGGCGGGCGGTGGGTATTGTCGTTAGGGGAGCATTCCGAAGTTGCGCTGGCAAGCCCTTCTCTACGGTATCACAGTTGTCCCATCAGACAAATCCGCGCTTCCCACCTCTGGGTCACGCCCCAGCAACCGCTGCCAAGGATATAACCTGCCAATGACACTGAACATAGCAAGGGCGACTTTCTATCCTAAAGGGATACGTCAGATTTGGCAATGGATGTTGGGGAATTGTACCACTGTTTGACAGATTGTTAAAAAGTGTAACAAAAAAAGTCAACTCCCGCAATCTGGACTATCGTGAAAAACTTCTGTATTTCCTAGGGGCGATCGCCCCCCAGATCCTAGACCCATGGGAGAGCGGTGGGCTGTGCAGGGGGGAGTCTTGACTGCTATAGTGAGGTCGCAGTGCTAACCCAGGTGGGCCAGCCAACCCGAAACCCGGCCACCAGTCATCTGGGGACTCCCCTTACCCTATGTCTCAAACGCCACCGCCGTCGGAAGATCAACAATCAGGACTGTTGCGATCGCTTCTCATCGGAGTCCTGCGTCGTCTCATCGCCCTCCTGGAACGTTGGCTAGTACGCCTGGAAACCCCAGAAGCGGCTGAGCCATTACCCCTCTGGCAAAATCCCTTACTTTGGCTAGGGACGATCGCCGCTGTGGGCCTGGCCCTGGTGGTGGTGCTTCCTCAAGGTGGCTCCCAACCAACGGAGATTGCCCGTCAACCGGCTCCGCTGGTCGAACCGACCCCTATCCCTGAACCCCCTCAAGTCCCAGTTTCCCCAGCCCCTAGCCTCGAAGACCCCGAACCCAGCCCCACAGCCCCGGAACCCCCAGCAGTGGCTGAAGCTCCAGAATTGGACGAATTGCCCGAACCCAGCCCCGAACCTAGCCCCGAACTCAGCCCCGAACCCTTACCTGAATCTCTCCCGGAACCGGCCCTAGAAGCCCCGACCCCTGAGCCCCGTCAGCTCACCCCAGAACAGCAACTGGTGGCGGCCGTGCGATCGCAAATTAGTGATGTGGCACGCCCCTATGAACGCTGTTACCGCTCCGGTCTCAACCTGACCCAACAAGAAAATTGCACCGACGAAAACCGCTTTGTCAAGCGTATCAGCGCCAACTTTGAGGCAGATTTATTACGGGTCGAAATTACCCCCCAATGGTATACCCTCGACGGACCAGAACGAACCCAGCTTGCCAATGGCCTCTGGACTAAAGCCCAACGACTGGATTTTAGCCATGTGGAAATTGTCGATGATCAGGGGATTTTAGTAGCTCGCAGTCCCGTCGTCGGCAATGATGTCATTATCCTGCGGCGATCGCGCTACCCCTCCCCAGGAGATGCTCCCAACTAGGGACGTCTGATTTTCACAAAAATGTCATAGCGACTGCTGCGTTCATCTTGAACACCGGCCCGCACCCCAATCGCTTCAACGGCATCCAAAACCCCCTGTTGTTCCGGAGGAAGCCGCAACAGGGGCAAGGGTAACGCCTCCTGCTCATCCTCCAAAATCGTTCCATCTAAGCCTAAAAAGAAGAGACCATGGCTGGGGTCTGGCTCTCGGGGAACCACATGACTAAACCGGGAACTGCGGGACAGTGCCAGGTCTGGCTGCGGCAACAACATCTGAGTGACTGGGGCCCCGATGGTAAAAAAGACCACGGAATCCCCCAGCCAACCATGGCTGACCTCCAGACCCTGACGGCGAGTATCCCAGGTGACCAAACGACGTTGGCCCAACTCTTCGACCTCCACATTGACCTCAAAGCCATAGCGATCTACCACCGCGCGATCGATCCGTCGGAAGAGCGTTTCCGTAGCTTCAGTATTCGTCGTTTCCGCCATCACCACCAAACTTCCGGGGAACGTGGTGTCATCATTACCCCGACTAGGAACCAATCCCAGGGCAAATTCTCCCGTCATCCAGTTAAGGAGTTCATTCTCTAAATTGACCCCAACTGTCTGTTGTAAAGCACTGCGAAACCAGGCCGAATTGAGAGGAATTAAGGGATTCGTTTGAGCATTCTGTAGATGATCTTCCCAGAGTTGCTGGAAATTCAACCCAGTCATGACCATTGTTGTCGAGTCGGGAAAGCGGTTAACTAGGGTCAGTGGAAGACGGCTCTCCACATCCAAGGTGATTTCACTGTCCGACTTGAGCCAAGATAGGGTATGAAAGCGAATGCCATCACTTTCAAGACCAATCGTGCTAGCAAGTCCCTGATGTTGCGGGTTCTCAATGGCCTCTGGGTTGAGAGGACGAGTTGAGTCTTCCGCTAAGACCGCCAGACCCCGGGGCACATTTAGGAAGACACTGGCCAAATCCGTCCCCGGCAAACCCTCCCAAGCTTGGTTATAGCCCGGAACCCTCAAGATGGAGCCATTATCGCGATAGGCATCAATGGCACGCATCACGGCACTCGGTTCTTGAGATAGCAGCACAAACCGCCGGTCAACCACCGCCAAAGTCTTGGGACGATTCAGGGCTTCTTCACTCAGGGGGTCATCAATCTGCGGTTCGTAAAGGGTGACGCCGCGATAGTTGCGCTCCTGTAACCCCAGTCCCCCCTCCAGTTGCGCCACTCGCGACTGTAAGCGACTAGCATTGCCAATGGGGACAATGAAGAGATTGGAGCGATCAGCTTGTAAGGCTTCCAGGGGAGTATCCGCACCAATCTCCGGTGCCGGAAGAACGGCGAGGGTGATGCGATCGCCCACCCAAGGAGCGATATCCTCCTCATAGGTCAGATCCGAGTTCCCTAAGATCCTCGTCTCCATCTCCTCCAACTGCTCCTGGAATAAGGCCTGACTCTCAGGAGTTCCATACTCCCGCAAGCGTTGCCATTGTCCCGAATTAGTGGAAATAGAAGCTGCCATCAGGGCATCCTCGGGCACTAACTCCGCCCCAACAATTAAACTCAGGTTCACCGGCCGCCGTAACACGAGGCTATAGACCACCCCCCCGCCAACAATTAGTAAGCCAACAACGGCTAGCGCTCTCCAGGGGGGGGATTTCTGACGAGTTTTCCGATAAGTTCTCATAGGGGTTTCAGGGGATCTTTCAGACCGCGATCGCAACCAAGGATAGAGAGTCTGAGGTGAATCGGTCTCAACGCATCTCAAACCCTGCTACTCTAGCAGGATTTTTCCAAGATGCGATCGCCCCATTCCGGACAAGGGGCCATTGAGACCAAATCAAGGCAAAATGGAAGAAAACCCCTGTTCTCGGAGAGTCCCCGTGTCCTCAGTCCTGCTTGTTGACGGTCATTCCCTCGCCTTTCGTGCCTATTACGCCTTTGCCAAAGGTCGTGAGGGCGGCTTGCGAACCTCCACAGGACTCCCCACCAGTGTGTGTTTTGGTTTCCTACGCTCCCTTCTCGATAGTATCGCCACCCATCAGCCCTCCGCCGTGGCGATCGCCTTCGACACCAGCACCCCCACCTTCCGCCATAAAGCCGACGTCACCTACAAGGCCCAACGAGCGGAAACCCCCGAGGACTTCATCCCCGATGTAGAAAACCTCAAAAAACTCCTGCAAGCCCTCAACTTTCAACTATTCACCGCCCCCGGCTACGAAGCCGACGATGTCCTAGGAACCCTGGCCCAGCAGGCCCAGCAACAGCAATATCCGGTCAAACTCCTCAGTGGTGACCAAGATTTATTCCAACTCATCGCCGAACATCCCCCCATCACCGTTCTCCATCTCGCCGGGGGCTGGGGACGCAAAAACGCCCGTCCCCAAGAGTTCCAGACCCCAGAAGTCCAAGAGAAACTGGGGATTCTCCCCCAGCAAGTAGTGGACTATAAAGCCCTCTGTGGTGATAGTTCTGATAACTTACCCGGCGTGAAAGGGATTGGCCCCAAAACAGCGGTGAAACTCCTAACAGATTATGGGTCCCTAGATGAAATTTACGCCCATCTGGAGGAAATTAAAGGCGCAACCCGCAAAAAGCTAGAAACGGGACGCGAGGCCGCCTATCACACCCAGTACATGGCTAAAATCTGCTGTGAGGTTCCCCTAGAGGTCAACTGGGAGCAACTTCAACTACGGGGATTTGACCCTCAACAGGTCTTACCCCTCCTCGAACAACTAGAATTACACTCCCTCCGCAACAGCCTAGAACAACTCCAAACCCAACTCGGAGGACCCCTGACCACAACGGCGACTCAGCCATCCCAGGAGACTCCAGAGGATACCAGCTTTTGGACTTGGCAGGATACCCAAACTAGCCAACCCCCTGAAGAGTCGCGGTTACAGCCCCAGATTATCGACAGCGATGCCAAACTCGACCAACTTCTAGAACACCTGAAGACTCATAGCGATGCCAATTCTCCCGTGGCTTGGGATACAGAAACCACCAGTACCAAGGCCATCGAAGCCGAGTTAGTGGGATTAGGCTGTTGTTGGGGAGACGGTCCCCGGGACTTAGCCTATATTCCCCTGGGTCATCATCAGGGGCAACAGTTGGCTGCTGAACCGGTGTTAGAGCGGTTGCGGCCCCTGTTAGAGGGCGATCGCTATCCCAAAGTCTTGCAAAATGCGAAATACGATCGCCTAGTGTTACGCCGTCAGGGTATCCAGTTACAGGGGGTGGTGTTTGATACCCTCCTAGCCAGCTACGTCATCAACCCAGAAACCACCCACAACCTCACCGATTTGGCGCTGCGTTATCTAGACTTAACGGTCAGTAGTTTTAAGGACATTGTCCCCAAAGGCAAAACCATGGCCGATGTCTCCATTCCCGTGGCGGCCCACTATTGCGCTGAGGATGTCCATGTCACCTATCGCCTGGTGGCCCAATTACGGCAGCATCTCCAGGATACCCCCTCCCTCGATGACCTCTTTAAGGAGGTTGAACTGCCCCTAGAACCGGTCTTAGCCGAGATGGAGTGGTTGGGGATTCGTTTGGATATTGACTATCTCCAGCAACTCTCCCAGCAGTTGGGACAACAGTTGCAGCAGTTGGAACAACAAGCCTATGAGTTGGCTGGGGAGTCCTTTAACCTCAACTCCCCCAAACAACTGGGAGAGATTCTCTTTGAACGGCTGGAGTTAGACAAGCGCAAAACCACTCAAACCAAAACCGGGAACTACTCCACCAATGCCAAAGTGTTGGAGAAGTTACAGGGAGACCATCCCATTGTGGATGTGATCCTGGAATATCGCAGTCTCGCCAAACTCAAGTCGACCTATGTGGATGCCCTACCGGAACTGGTGCAGGCCGATGAGGAGCAAGCCCCCCGCATCCATACGGACTTCAATCAAACCATCACCGCCACCGGCCGGCTCTCCTCCTCCAATCCCAATTTACAGAATATCCCCATCCGTACCGAGTTTAGCCGTCAAATCCGCAAAGCCTTTTTACCCCGCCAGGGTTGGACGCTTGTCACCGCTGACTATTCCCAAATCGAGTTACGGATTTTGGCCCATCTGAGCCAAGAACCGATTTTGCTGGAAGCCTATAATACGGGCCAGGATGTTCACCGCCTGACGGCGCAACTCCTCTTTGAGACCTCCGAGATTTCCCCAGAGGAGCGACGCTTGGGGAAAACTATCAATTTTGGCGTGATTTACGGCATGGGGGCGCAACGCTTCGCCCGAGAGGCGGGGGTTAGTATCTTAGAGGGACGAGAGTTTATTGACCGCTATAATAGCCGCTATTCTCGGGTATTTGAGTATTTACAGCAGATGAAACGGGAGGCGATCGCCCGAGGCTATGTGGAAACCCTCTGTGGCCGCCGTCGTTACTTTAACTTCGAGTCCCCCAGTCTGCGGAAACTCCAGGGAACCGCTCCCGACAGCATTGATTTGGATCACCTCAACAAACTCAGCCTAGCCGACTCTCAAGCCCTGCGGGCGGCGGCCAATGCCCCAATTCAGGGGTCGAGTGCCGATCTGATTAAAATCGCCATGGTTAAGTTACATCAGGTCTTGGGCGATCGCGCGGCGCGAATTTTACTGCAAGTTCATGATGAACTGGTCTTAGAAATGCCCCAGGAGGAATGGCAGTCCCTAGAATTGACCATCCGAGAGACCATGGAATCCGCTCTCAAATTGAGTATCCCCCTTAAGGTTGATATTCACGCTGGGGAGAATTGGATGGAGGCTAAATAAGAGAAAATACCTAGAGTTTCCCCATCTTGATTAGTAAACCTGAGGTCAGGGGTTCACTTTTCCAATCAGAATTTGATGACTTTTTCTGTCACTTTTCCTAAACATTGTTACAATAAGTAAACTTCTAGACATTAACTGCTTATGCTTGTCTATCAGACCCACTTGGCGACATCCGATAGACCTGCCGCACAAGACACGCGGACGCTCTGTACTCTATTCAATCAACTCACGGCTGAGAGTTGTCCGCGCCATTACAACTTCCACATGCACTCGGTCTATTCCGATGGTCGTTTGCGCCCCGAAGCCATCATGGAGCAGGCGGTGACCCTAGGTCTGAAGGGGTTAGCGATTACCGACCATCACAGTGCTGACGGCTATCGTCAGGCCCAGCGTTGGCTCGACGACTGGAAACAGTCTCTCCCCGACGCTCCCACTCCTCGTCTGTGGACTGGCGTAGAAATCAATGCCGACCTTATGGGAGCTGAGGTTCACATCCTCGGCTACGGCTACAACCCTGACCACCCGGTCATTCAACCCTATCTCCAGGGGGAAAAAGTCCAAGGAGCCGCCTTTGGAGCCCAACAGGTGATTGACTCCATTCACGCCGCCGGAGGACTCGCTGTGCTGGCCCACCCCGCTCGCTACCGCAAATCCGCCAGTAAACTGATTCCCCAGGCGGCTAAACTGGGCATCGATGGTTCTGAAGCCTATTACTCCTATAACAACCCCGATCCCTGGGTTCCCAGCCCCAAGGAAACGGCCCAAGTCCAAAAACTCAACGCCGCTCATGGTCTCTATAGCACCTGCGGAACGGACACCCACGGACTGAGTCTACTGCGGCGAATGTCCTAACTGATCGTCTCTCTCTCCCCCCTCGTGACTTGGCTGAGGGCCAAGTCACGCCGGGGGAGGCTCAACCTCCCGAACTCCGCTTAAGCCAACACCGTTTTAGCCGTCAGGGACTCCGCCGCCTCCCGAACCGCCTGGCGAGCCCAATCATCGGCCGCTAAAATATCATCTAAACTGGGAGTGGCTTTATTCTGGGCACGATGGCGATCGCACACTCGTTCAATCAAGCGGGGAATATCCAAAAACTGCACCTGTTCATCCAAGAACAGAGCCACCGCCTGCTCATTCGCCGCATTCAACACCGCCGTCATCGAGCCACCCTCTCGTCCGGCCTGGTAGGCTAATTCCATACAGGGATATTTCTGATGGTCCGGTTCCCGGAAGGTTAAATCCCCAGCTTTCACCAAATCAAAGGGTTCTAAGGGAGTCGGGATTCGCTCCGGATAGGACAGAGAATAGAGCAACGGTAAACGCATATCCGGCCAGCCCAACTGAGCCAACACTGAGGTATCCTGCAACTCAATGAGGGAATGAATAATGCTCTGAGGATGAACCACGATATCAATATCATCGTAATCTAAGCCAAAGAGATAATGAGCTTCAATCACTTCTAAGCCCTTATTCATCAACGTCGCCGAATCCACCGTAATTTTACGCCCCATAGACCAGTTGGGATGAGTAATGGCATCGGCCACCGTCACCTCAGACAGACGTTCCACCGGCCAATCCCGGAATGCCCCCCCAGAGGCCGTGAGAATAATCCGTTTCAATCCTGCCTCGGGAACCCCTTGTAAACATTGGAAAATCGCTGAATGTTCCGAATCCGCCGGGAGCAGTTTAACCCCATGTTTTTCCAGTAACGGATTCACCACCGGTCCCCCAGCAATGAGGGTTTCCTTATTCGCCAGGGCAATATCTTTCCCCGCCTCGATGGCCGCCAGCGTTGGCAGTAAGCCAGCACAGCCCACAATTCCCGTCACTACCGCTTCCGCATGGCCATAACGAGCCACTTCAATAACGCCATCTTCCCCCGCTAAAATCTCAGGTTGGGGATCAAGATCGGCGATCGCCTCCCGTAATTGAGGGAGTTTTTCAGAATTGCGAATCGCCACAATCTTGGGTTTAAACTGACGCACCTGTTGCGCCAATAACTCTACATTATTCCCCGCCGCAATCCCCACCAACTCAAAGCGATCAGGATGAGTGGCTACAATATCGAGGGTTTGCGTCCCAATTGAACCCGTTGATCCCAATAGTGTGATAGCTTTCACAATAATTAATCTTCGATCCCTAGCGTCTTAAGAGCAGTATCTCATAGAAGAAGGGGCAAGAGGCAAGAGGCATAACCCACCCCTGCCCCTCCCAGGAGGGGAAGGCAAGAGGGTCATGAGCAAAATGCGATCGCACCCTCACCAAATTGCCAAAATCCTCTACCCCCTTAGCCCCCGACTCGTGGCATAATAGCGCCGATCGACTCAATTACCCGCACAGCCATGCCCATCTCAGGCGCTCAACCCGCACTCCTTGTCCTCGCCGATGGTAGTCATTATCAAGGCTACTCCTTCGGTGCTACCGGAACGGCCATCGGTGAAGTCGTCTTCAATACCGGAATGACCGGGTATCAGGAAGTTTTAACCGATCCCAGTTACTGTGGTCAGTTGATTACCTTTACCTATCCCGAACTGGGGAATGTTGGGGTGAACCCCGATGATGAAGAATCGAATGGCCCGGTTGCTAAGGCGGCGATCGCCCGTAATATCTGTCACCGTCCCAGTAACTGGCGCTCAACTCAATCTTTGCCTGATTATCTCAAAGAACATGGGATTCCCGGCATCTATGGCATCGATACTCGCGCGTTAACCCTGAAACTGCGTTCCTCTGGGGCCATGAATGGGGCCGTCTCCACGGAAATCCTCGACCCTGAAGCCCTGTTGATGCAAGTCCAGTCGGCCCCGAGTATGGCGGGACTCAACTTAGTTCCGGAAGTCTCCACCAATACAGTTTATGAGTGGCAGGAACCGACGCCGGAAATTTGGGAGTTTGGCCCGAAAGCACAACCGGGAGAAGACCCCTACACCGTCGTTGCGATTGATTTTGGCGTTAAGCGCAATATCCTTCGCCGTCTGGCTAGTTATGGCTGTCGGGTGATTGTGGTTCCTGTGAGTACCTCCCCCGAGGAGATTCTCAGCTACAACCCTGATGGTATTTTCCTCTCCAATGGTCCCGGAGACCCGGCAGCGGTGAAAGATGGAGTCGCGACGGTCAAATCTCTGCTGAATGCTGAAAAACCCATGTTTGGCATCTGTATGGGCCACCAAATTCTCGGACAAGCCATTGGCGGTGAAACCTTTAAACTCAAGTTTGGCCACCGGGGCCTCAATCAACCCTGTGGCTTGAGCCAACAGGTGGAGATTACCAGTCAGAATCACGGTTTTGCCATTGATGCTGAATCCTTGAGTGGCGAGTTGGAGGTGACTCACGTTAATCTCAACGATCGCACCGTGGCCGGATTGCGTCATAAACAACTGCCCTTGTTCTCGGTGCAATATCACCCAGAAGCCAGTCCTGGCCCCCATGATGCCGATTATCTGTTTGGTCAATTTGTGGAGTCGATGCGTCAGGCCCGACAAGCCACGGCATCGGTTTAAGCCTTCAGGGCCCCCGGAAATTCGCCATTATTCCGATGCGGCCCTAGACAAACCCAGAGATACAGCCTATACTGAGGCGTTAACTCAAGGTATACGTGACACGAGGAGGACGCTATTCCTGAGCCACTCAACTTGACCGTTAGCCTACGAGGCACAAGAGACGTCAAAGGAAACTACCAGTTGTTCCGACTCACGGGGCTGCTTGATGCGTTCTCGGAGCCGAACTTCCAGAAAGTTCTTAGCAAATGTATCGATGAAGGTCCGGCCAATGTGATCCTAGACCTCTCGAAGATTGATTTTGTCGATAGCTCCGGTTTGGGCGCACTGGTGCAGTTAGTTAAACGGGCGCAAACTGCTAAAGGAACTTTGCAGGTGGTGACGAACCCGCGAGTCACACAAACCGTCAAACTGGTGCGATTAGAAAAGTTCCTATCCCTACAGGGTTCGGTGGACGAGGCGATCGCCAACGTCTCCAAGTCCTGACAGCGTATTGATAGGTCGGCGAGCCGTGGCGCCCTTGAGCAAAACGGCTCGTTATTCTGTTTTTTGTATGGTGTTGAGGTCAATTGGAGCTGTGTTTGAGGAGGTTGGGTTGCTACAGAAGTCGTTAACGCCCCAGCAACTACGGCAACTTTCACCCACCTCTCTGGCCTATGTGGGGGATGCGGTGTATGAGTTATATGTCCGCCAACGATATTTGTTTCCTCCCCGACGGACTCATCGCTATCATCAACAGGTGGTGGCTCAGGTCCGGGCGGAACGCCAGGCTGAGCAACTTCGCTTGATTCAACGGGATTTGACGGATGAGGAACGAGATGTGATTCGCCGGGGACGCAATGCAACGACTCGCCCCCCCAAACGCCTCGATCCCAAAATCTATCAGGAGGCCACGGGCTTAGAGGCTTTGATTGGCTATCTTTATTTAACGGACTCGGAGCGTTTGTTTGAACTCCTCAGCCGCTTCAATTTTGAGGATTAAGTCTTAGGAAAAGAGTCCCTAGACTTAGGGCAATGACTCCTAGGCTCGCCCTACCATATTTTTTTAAGTTTGTCAACTTTTGTTGTTCACAGAACCACTATGACTCCCAAACCCCGTAAATCCTCTCGCAAACCTGGCTCTCGGTCAGGATATTCTGACAAACCCCGCTTTGCCAAGAAATCTAAGGGGTCTTCCGGTCCGAACCGTGAGAACCGCTATGACAACCGCCGTGACAATCGCTATGACAACCGCCGCCCCCAGGGAGAGCGGGATGAGTCTAGGGTGGCGGTGTCCTCAGAGGGAGAGAACAGCCTAGAAGACCGGGATCTCATCTATGGTCGCCATACGGTTTTAAGCGCCTTAGAGGGCGATCGCCGGCTACATCGGGTTTGGATTTCCGACCAATTGCGCCATGCGCCTCGCTTCCATACCCTCCTCAGTCAAGCCAAACAGCGGGGAACGGTTGTTGACGAAGCCTCCTATAAACAACTCGATCGCCTGGCCGATGGTGGAAACCACCAGGGAGTCATTGCCCAGGTGGCCCCCTATGAGTATTGGCATATTGCGGATCTGATTCAACAGGCCAAAACCGTGAGCGATCGCCCGGTCATCATTATTAGTGACGGGATCACCGATCCCCATAACTTAGGCGCCATTATTCGTACCGCCGAAGCCATTGGCGCTCAGGGGTTGGTGGTTCCCCAACGGCGAGCGGCGGGGGTCACCTCGACGGTGATGAAAGTGGCCGCCGGAGCCATTGAAAAATTGCCAGTTGCCCAAGTAGTTAACCTAAGCCGAACCTTAGAAACCCTAAAAGAAGAAGGGTTTTGGATTTATGGTCTCTCAGAACAAGCGGATTCTGTCATCAGTGAGGTTGAATTTGACCGGGCAACTGTGTTAGTGATGGGGGCAGAGGGAGATGGCTTATCTCTGTTAACCCAACGTCACTGTGACCAGCTTGTGTCCATCCCCCTAGCCGGGAGTACCCCGAGTCTCAACGTTTCAGTCGCGGCGGGAATGGCACTCTATGAAATCTATCGTCAACGTTGGTCGAATCGACTACAGCTCAAAAATTGGGGATCGTAGTAGTATCGAAGTGTAATCGTCTAACCCCGATAAAACCGAGGTCTTGGGCGTTGCATAAACGCAACGGGCAGAGTATAAAGAACTGTAAAGTCATTGGATCGCCTCTGTTGGGTTCACGATCTCAACTATCAATCAACAAACGGGCAAATGTCATGAAGGAACTTCTAATTAACATTCTCCACCTCGTCGGTCTCGCCTGCTGGGTCGAGATTCGTACAGACCAGCCCCAATGCACCTACTACTTTGGGCCCTTCCTGTCTCAGAAGGATGCCAACCTGGCTAAAGTCGGCTATATCGAGGATTTAGAAGCTGAGGGAGCGCAAGGCCTCCAAGCCCGGGTTGGACGCTATAAGCCCTCGGAACTCACCATTTTTGATGAGCCGATTGAACTACCGAAATCTCCCCCAAAGCCGGCCTTTAGCGGTCAAATGTAGCCGAGGGCTTGGCGTTCAGGGTGTGTCAGCCAAGTCAGGATATCCTGACGAACTAAATGGGGAACTTCCCAAGGAAATAGGTGCGCGGTTTCTTCGTAAACCCTCACATCGCAGTGGGGAAGAAGCCGCGCGGTTTCGTGACTTGAAGCTGGGGTGATATGGCGATCGGCCTCTCCGATGAGCCAGAGACAGGGACAGTGAAGTTGTGACAGTTGAGAACGACGGTCATAGCCACCTTGCAAGGCCTGAGAGAGGGCCCGGCGGGCTAGGGGGGTGGTTCCCAGGTAGGCGGAAATCCCTTCTCGGGCCAGATAGCGATAGACCGCTGGGATTTGACGGCTGACGAGGTAGCGAAAGAGCGATCGCCGTCCCCAATGGTCAATAATCCATTGACGACCGGGCAACAGCGCATTACTAATCCCCGCCAAGGCTGAATAGGCCAACATGGCCCGGGACACCGGGGGATGGTCACTGCGAGGACGAGCGGCTGTGGCCACGCCGATAATCCCCAACACTTGCTCAGGATGCCTCAAGGCCAGTTCTAGGGCCAGGATACCCCCTAAGGACCAACCGAGCAGCCAGAATTGATGGAGATTGAGACGAGTTAGGAGTGCCTCTAGGTCTTCTAGGTGTGCCTCCATGGAAAAGGGGGTTGAGGTATGACTGCGACCATAGCCCCGTAAGTCGGGACTGATGGTGCGATAGTGGGGGGAGAGGGCATCGGTGAAGACGGAGAGACTCTGACTGTTACCGGGATGGCCATGGAGACAGAGAATCGGCATCCCCTCGCCGCGAATGTCTGCATAGAGGTCGATGGCTGCCATGATTTAGACTCCCTGACGGTAGGTGCGCTCCGCAACTCGTTTCAGACGGCGTAGTTGTGCCTGCATGTCCTCCCGCGTCCAGTTGGCGGCGACGCGATCGAAGCCAAAAGCGATGATGGGGTTCGGGATGGTGAATTCAAAGCGGTTTAGGAGTAGGGTTCCTTCGATTTGGGGCTGACATTCCCAGCGATCGCGTCCCAGAAAGAAGCCTTCAAAGGACCAGACAATTAATCCCGGTTCTCGTTCGACGATGCGACTGATGAGGCTGGGTTTGAGGAGGGGGATTTGAATCACAAAACGGGATTGAGCGCCAAGACGGTCATCCCACTCACCAATGGGTTCACAGCGTAAGGCGGGATTGAGCCAACTGTGCATTAACTGCAAATCCGTTAGACAGTGTTCCACGGTGGTGGCGCTGGCACGGATGTAAATGGACTGTTCAAAAACACGACTTAAAGACATTCAAGCTTCACA harbors:
- a CDS encoding DUF3352 domain-containing protein, with protein sequence MRTYRKTRQKSPPWRALAVVGLLIVGGGVVYSLVLRRPVNLSLIVGAELVPEDALMAASISTNSGQWQRLREYGTPESQALFQEQLEEMETRILGNSDLTYEEDIAPWVGDRITLAVLPAPEIGADTPLEALQADRSNLFIVPIGNASRLQSRVAQLEGGLGLQERNYRGVTLYEPQIDDPLSEEALNRPKTLAVVDRRFVLLSQEPSAVMRAIDAYRDNGSILRVPGYNQAWEGLPGTDLASVFLNVPRGLAVLAEDSTRPLNPEAIENPQHQGLASTIGLESDGIRFHTLSWLKSDSEITLDVESRLPLTLVNRFPDSTTMVMTGLNFQQLWEDHLQNAQTNPLIPLNSAWFRSALQQTVGVNLENELLNWMTGEFALGLVPSRGNDDTTFPGSLVVMAETTNTEATETLFRRIDRAVVDRYGFEVNVEVEELGQRRLVTWDTRRQGLEVSHGWLGDSVVFFTIGAPVTQMLLPQPDLALSRSSRFSHVVPREPDPSHGLFFLGLDGTILEDEQEALPLPLLRLPPEQQGVLDAVEAIGVRAGVQDERSSRYDIFVKIRRP
- the polA gene encoding DNA polymerase I; this translates as MEENPCSRRVPVSSVLLVDGHSLAFRAYYAFAKGREGGLRTSTGLPTSVCFGFLRSLLDSIATHQPSAVAIAFDTSTPTFRHKADVTYKAQRAETPEDFIPDVENLKKLLQALNFQLFTAPGYEADDVLGTLAQQAQQQQYPVKLLSGDQDLFQLIAEHPPITVLHLAGGWGRKNARPQEFQTPEVQEKLGILPQQVVDYKALCGDSSDNLPGVKGIGPKTAVKLLTDYGSLDEIYAHLEEIKGATRKKLETGREAAYHTQYMAKICCEVPLEVNWEQLQLRGFDPQQVLPLLEQLELHSLRNSLEQLQTQLGGPLTTTATQPSQETPEDTSFWTWQDTQTSQPPEESRLQPQIIDSDAKLDQLLEHLKTHSDANSPVAWDTETTSTKAIEAELVGLGCCWGDGPRDLAYIPLGHHQGQQLAAEPVLERLRPLLEGDRYPKVLQNAKYDRLVLRRQGIQLQGVVFDTLLASYVINPETTHNLTDLALRYLDLTVSSFKDIVPKGKTMADVSIPVAAHYCAEDVHVTYRLVAQLRQHLQDTPSLDDLFKEVELPLEPVLAEMEWLGIRLDIDYLQQLSQQLGQQLQQLEQQAYELAGESFNLNSPKQLGEILFERLELDKRKTTQTKTGNYSTNAKVLEKLQGDHPIVDVILEYRSLAKLKSTYVDALPELVQADEEQAPRIHTDFNQTITATGRLSSSNPNLQNIPIRTEFSRQIRKAFLPRQGWTLVTADYSQIELRILAHLSQEPILLEAYNTGQDVHRLTAQLLFETSEISPEERRLGKTINFGVIYGMGAQRFAREAGVSILEGREFIDRYNSRYSRVFEYLQQMKREAIARGYVETLCGRRRYFNFESPSLRKLQGTAPDSIDLDHLNKLSLADSQALRAAANAPIQGSSADLIKIAMVKLHQVLGDRAARILLQVHDELVLEMPQEEWQSLELTIRETMESALKLSIPLKVDIHAGENWMEAK
- a CDS encoding PHP domain-containing protein — encoded protein: MLVYQTHLATSDRPAAQDTRTLCTLFNQLTAESCPRHYNFHMHSVYSDGRLRPEAIMEQAVTLGLKGLAITDHHSADGYRQAQRWLDDWKQSLPDAPTPRLWTGVEINADLMGAEVHILGYGYNPDHPVIQPYLQGEKVQGAAFGAQQVIDSIHAAGGLAVLAHPARYRKSASKLIPQAAKLGIDGSEAYYSYNNPDPWVPSPKETAQVQKLNAAHGLYSTCGTDTHGLSLLRRMS
- the dxr gene encoding 1-deoxy-D-xylulose-5-phosphate reductoisomerase: MKAITLLGSTGSIGTQTLDIVATHPDRFELVGIAAGNNVELLAQQVRQFKPKIVAIRNSEKLPQLREAIADLDPQPEILAGEDGVIEVARYGHAEAVVTGIVGCAGLLPTLAAIEAGKDIALANKETLIAGGPVVNPLLEKHGVKLLPADSEHSAIFQCLQGVPEAGLKRIILTASGGAFRDWPVERLSEVTVADAITHPNWSMGRKITVDSATLMNKGLEVIEAHYLFGLDYDDIDIVVHPQSIIHSLIELQDTSVLAQLGWPDMRLPLLYSLSYPERIPTPLEPFDLVKAGDLTFREPDHQKYPCMELAYQAGREGGSMTAVLNAANEQAVALFLDEQVQFLDIPRLIERVCDRHRAQNKATPSLDDILAADDWARQAVREAAESLTAKTVLA